In a genomic window of Rhizobium tumorigenes:
- a CDS encoding phosphoethanolamine transferase, whose product MPFWRPSLNDRNTENARPFGRPALGSVALCFLTTLYLLVVTNWTFWQKAHGYLTGNALAFTAFVIGISALFMAVVTLFSAKYVTKPILIFFVLVSSACSWFNDQFGVVIDKDMIRNAAVSTGAEAGHLITFRFAVHLLLTALLPSLLIIWVRIRHRTILPKLAQNTAIILGCLAIFAGAGISYYKVFAGVGRAHRDILATLNPFMPINNAVSYVVSAQQDAHVVAEPLGKDAHRVNIDPSGKPRVTIIVAGETARASDFSLGGYNRDTNPEMKKQDVVYFPNTTSCGTATATSIPCMYSIYPRADYTHRKGLQTQNLLDVLSHAKVDVSWLDNDTGSYNVTDRVAYEYLPNSKDPRFCKDGECLDAILLDKVDAWLDHVRGDSVLVLHQLGSHGPAYFQRYPEEFRRFTPDCRANDFGACTPVEITNAYDNTILYTDHVVSVVIDKIKQRAAKLDGAVVYVSDHGESLGENGIYLHGTPYFIAPTQQTHVPFLAWVSDDLSKSAGFDMKCLGQHAEGQYSHDNFFHSILGLMDVSTTVYNAKMDVFAQCRRPAGALASAG is encoded by the coding sequence ATGCCATTTTGGAGACCTTCTTTGAACGATCGTAACACCGAAAACGCGCGGCCCTTCGGTCGGCCCGCGCTGGGAAGCGTGGCGCTTTGCTTCCTGACGACGCTCTATCTGCTGGTCGTCACAAACTGGACGTTCTGGCAAAAGGCCCATGGCTACCTGACCGGAAATGCACTCGCCTTTACCGCGTTCGTCATCGGCATCTCCGCGCTTTTCATGGCCGTCGTCACATTGTTCTCGGCGAAATATGTCACGAAGCCGATCCTGATCTTCTTCGTGCTGGTATCGTCCGCCTGCTCCTGGTTCAACGACCAGTTCGGCGTCGTCATCGACAAGGACATGATCCGCAATGCGGCCGTTTCGACCGGCGCCGAGGCCGGGCACCTCATCACTTTCCGATTTGCCGTTCATTTGCTGCTGACAGCATTGCTGCCGTCTCTGCTGATAATCTGGGTGCGTATCCGCCACCGGACGATCCTGCCGAAGCTGGCGCAGAACACGGCGATCATCCTCGGCTGCCTTGCGATTTTTGCCGGCGCCGGGATCAGCTATTACAAGGTATTTGCCGGCGTCGGGCGCGCCCACCGCGATATCCTGGCTACCCTTAACCCGTTCATGCCGATCAACAATGCCGTCAGCTATGTGGTGTCGGCACAGCAGGATGCGCATGTCGTTGCCGAACCCTTGGGGAAGGACGCCCACCGGGTCAATATCGATCCCTCCGGCAAGCCACGTGTGACGATCATCGTTGCCGGCGAAACGGCGCGCGCCTCGGATTTCTCGCTCGGCGGATATAACCGCGATACCAATCCCGAGATGAAGAAGCAGGACGTCGTCTATTTCCCCAACACGACCAGCTGCGGCACGGCGACGGCGACGTCAATTCCCTGCATGTACTCGATCTACCCGCGCGCCGACTACACCCATCGCAAGGGGCTGCAGACCCAGAATCTTCTGGATGTCCTCAGTCATGCCAAGGTGGATGTCTCCTGGCTCGACAACGACACCGGCAGCTACAACGTCACCGACAGGGTGGCCTACGAATACCTGCCGAATTCCAAGGATCCGCGCTTCTGCAAGGATGGTGAATGCCTGGATGCGATCCTTCTCGACAAGGTCGATGCCTGGCTCGACCACGTCAGAGGTGACAGCGTGCTGGTTCTCCACCAGCTCGGCAGCCACGGACCGGCCTATTTCCAGCGCTATCCCGAAGAGTTCCGACGCTTCACACCTGATTGCCGCGCCAACGATTTTGGCGCCTGTACGCCTGTGGAGATCACTAACGCCTACGACAATACGATCCTCTATACGGACCATGTCGTTTCGGTCGTCATCGACAAGATCAAGCAGCGCGCTGCAAAGCTGGATGGTGCCGTCGTCTATGTCTCCGATCACGGAGAGTCACTCGGCGAAAATGGTATCTACCTGCACGGCACGCCCTACTTCATCGCGCCGACGCAACAGACGCATGTGCCGTTCCTGGCCTGGGTATCCGACGACCTATCGAAATCCGCCGGCTTCGATATGAAATGCCTCGGGCAGCACGCCGAAGGGCAGTATTCGCACGATAATTTTTTCCACTCGATCCTCGGCCTTATGGATGTGTCCACCACGGTCTACAATGCGAAGATGGATGTTTTTGCCCAATGCCGCCGGCCCGCCGGAGCGCTCGCCAGCGCTGGATGA